Below is a window of Cytobacillus firmus DNA.
TACTAAAAATTAAATTATGAAACGGGAGAGGAAAACATGACGCTTGCATTTCCAGATAAAGTAACAATTATTGAAGTGGGCCCGCGGGATGGACTGCAAAATGAAAAGTCGTTTGTACCGACTGAGGTTAAGAAAGACTTTATTAAAAGTTTAAAAAATGCAGGATTAACAGAATTGGAGCTTACTTCTTTTGTGTCTCCTAAATGGGTCCCGCAGATGGGGGATGCAGCTGAAATTACGGCCGATTGCCTTGGTGCGGATACAAGGGATATCGTGCTTGCCCCAAACCGCAAAGGCATTGACAGAGTATATATGACTGATTGCCGGGCTGTTGCCGTTTTCGTTGGTGTAAGCAATACATTTAACAAGAAAAACATCAATAAAACCACTCAGGAAAGCATGGATGAACTAAAACCGATTATCGGAGAACTGAAGGAGAAAGGCTACTTTGTCCGCGCATGCATCTCTACAGCATTTTATTGTCCGTATGAAGGAGCCATCAATCCTGAAGATACAGTTGGGCTATGCCGTCAATTTACAGAGGCAGGAGCTGATGAATTAAGCGTGGCAGATACGATTGGGATGGCTGCTCCCCATGAATCATATGGGCTATTTTCCCGATTGAAAGCAGAGTTTCCAAATATCCTTATCACTGCACACTTCCACGACACAAGAAAAATGGCCCTCACAAATATTTTTGCAGCCCTGCAGGCAGGTGTCGACCGGTTTGACACATCCGCCGGCGGACTTGGCGGATGCCCATTTGCCCCTGGCGCTGCAGGCAATGCTGCAACAGAAGATGTTGTTTATATGCTTGAGCGCATGGGAATTGAAACCAATGTTAATCTGGACCAATTAATGGAAGCTGTAAAAATTGTTCAGCCACATCTTTCCAGACCGATTGAAAGCACGTATTTCAGGCTAAATGCTCAAACTGTTCAATAGCATTACAGTTTTAGATGAATAATGCCCCCTTTTTTATCGCATCTTATTAGATGAAAGCAGCTGACGAATTCATGTTCTGCTGCAGCCATTAAAAGGGGGATAATCCTATGAGCCAAAAACGTGATAAAGGATATAGCCAGAAGGGGAAGCCGAATTCCGATACAGTCAGCCAGACAATTGCCGCCGAGGAATTAGAAAAAGCTATTCATCCAACTAAAAGACAAAACGCACAGCAATAAGCCGCCAAAAAGCGGCTTTTTTTGTGCCAGAACTCCTTTATGAAATTTCACCATGTCCCGGTTAACATCTCTGTTTTAATTTTATCCATAATGGTAAAATAAAGTAAAACTTCAATCAGTAGGAGTTTTCTTTTATCCCCCCTCTGATTGTTAGTTGAGGCCCACAGTAATTGGGCTCACAGAGACGTTGCCACTGGACGTGGTGTTCTTAGTCTTTGTCCTTATTTCGGGCCTTTACATTATAAAGCGAGGCGACTTGCCTAGGAGCCGCAGCTAGATTGGGCAGTAAGCCCCCCACTTATCCTCCTTTGATTACTCTGAGTCTTGAAGTGGGGGGCTTACTGCCCGTTAGACCGCGATAAAAGAAAAAAAGATGGAGGGATGGATTTGAGAAGGTTTTTGCGTTATTTATTTTCCATCGTTCTCTTTCTTTCATCACTCGGCGTCTATTTTACAAATAGGCTTATGTTTATGAAAAAGAAGGAAGATGACTTTATTTTAGAAAGGGAGAAGGAGTCCGGCAGGCTTGATCTGTTCAAGTATGAAAGCCTCCCGAAAAGAGAAGTGCTTATTCCTTCCCCATTTGGCTATAACTTAAAAGCCGTGGCTGCCGAACCCCATAAAAACAGCCGCTATATCATTATTTCTCACGGGGTTACGGAAAACAAAATGAACTCGATTAAATATATGAACCTCTTTCTGGAGCGGGGGTTTAACGCAGTAATCTATGATCATCGCCGCCACGGAGAATCCGGGGGGAAGACGACAAGCTACGGGCATTATGAAAAGTTTGACTTAAAAGCAATTGTTGATTGGCTTAAAGCGGAAAAAGGGCCTGATATCCAGATCGGCATTCATGGTGAAAGCATGGGGGCAGCCACCATGCTCCTTTATGCGGGAATGCTTGAAGACGGTGCCGATTTTTACATTGCCGATTGCCCTTTTTCTGATTTTAAGGAGCAGCTGGCTTATCGTTTAAAAACCGAGATGAAGCTGCCCGCGAAACTCTTTTTGCCTGTTGCCGATCTATTTCTGCGGATGCGGGAGAAATATTCCATTGCTGATGTGTCGCCTATATCAGTTATAGAAAACATAAAGAAGCCCATCCTGTTTATCCACAGTGAAAAAGATGATTTTATTTTGCCGACCATGTCCGAAGCTTTGTATGAAAAGAAACAAGGCCCTAAAAAACTTTACCTTGCTGCCAATGGGATCCATGCCCAATCCTTTAACGAAAACAGAGAGGATTATGAAAAAGTCATTGACGAGTTTTTGGAGCAGTATGTCAGCAGCAAAGATACTTTATCACAATAGAAGCAGCTGGCTTCAGTGTAAGCCAGCTGCTTCATATAAGATTTTCTAATTTTTCTTTTTCTTTATGATTTCCTTGCCATCTGCCGACAGCCCTCTTGCAGTATGAAAATTTCCCATTTTAAAATAATAGCGTTTGTTTTCTTTTTTGATAATAGCCGCTTCTTCGAATTTCTCTTCCTTGCCGGCTACCTCTACTTTTTTAATATCTCTGCTTTGAATTTCACCAAAAATTATTGGTAATCTGTTTTCCAGATTACCTTCCTTATCGTAATCATAGAAAGTATCTGAATAAACGGTCATATGTTCATTTTCATAATGCTCCCAATGGTTATGGCCTTCATTTTTCCAGCCCTTTTTGTCACTGCCTTTCAAATAGGCAGCTGCCATGGCCTCGACCTCATTTTGCCCATCATTCTGCTGCGTTAAATACAGCAGTATGACCCCATCTTTTACCTTTTCTTTATGTAAGACTTCTTTTACATTGAATGGAATTCCATCATCAATCGCCTGACCCATCGTTGCCGTACTGCACCCCGACAAAATCAGGAAAGCTGCCGCCAGAAAAAATAACTTCCACTTCATTCGAATCTCCCCCAATCAGCACTCTCTTCACCCATATTGACAAACATCTTGTTATCTAACCTTTTACTAATATATTAAAACCTTATTTTCCAGAATTTTGGAAGGGTATTTTTACCTATCTCAGCCTATTAAAAAGACCGCCTTCCCTCAGCGGCCGTCTGCTACTTCATTATTATTTTGTTTTATCAATAAAGCTCATTCTTGGGTTTAAATACTGATTCGGGCTTTTTAACTGATAGCAATTTGCCTTCTCTGAAAAGTCTATCGTTAATTTTTCATCCAAAAATACTTCCTTGGATTTTTCCACATATACGCTGCCGGTGTTTGTTTTGATTTCCCTGTCATCTTCATCCAGCTCTTCAACAAGCCAGAGTGCCGCCACTCCGCTTACCACACAGCCGCAGCCGTCTATATCATACTTTAGTTTTATGAATCCATCTTTGCCGGCAATCCGTCCCGATAATTTTTCTGCCGCCAATTCAGTTAATGTTATTTCCATGTTGTAAAACTACCTCCCCTTTGCATATGCTGATTTTAACACAGATAAGCATAACATGCTTCTGAAAGAGACAGCTGCTATTGAGCCGCCTAATAAAGATTTTTAGAAAGGATGATTGGATATGTCCAAGGCGCAGATTAAAGTAATGGATAATGGATCGCTGCGTGTAACAGGTGATGTAGAGTTAATTGATATGGATGGCAATAAATTCGAAACAGGGAAAACCTTTTCCCTTTGCCGCTGCGGAAGATCTTTGAAAATCCCATTTTGTGATGGCACTCATAAAGGAACTTTCCAATCCTGTGTCCGCGCGGAGAAAGCTTCCGATGACAAGCAGCAATAATGGTGAAAACGGGGACAGTCATCCCCGTTTTTTTTATTTTTCACTTTTTATTCTTGCAGGTGTCGCTCTTTCATCCTGTACTATCCCTTGAAGCCGTTCCCGGTCCCTGTCCGTACTGTCTTCCCCGGCCCCTGGTGCGGCGTTGGCCATTGGCAGCTGTTCAAGTTCTTTTCCTCTAGGCATATTTCATACACCTCCCTGCTGTTAAGGTGCTTCCCTCGCCCAAAAATACCCGTTTTAAATTCATCCAGTTCAGACAGCACTATTCTTCCGTGAACCGCGCATCCGCTATATCGTTAATGGAAATACGGTGAATTTCCCCAAACCGGTCAACAACATGAAGCTTTTGGCCAAGGTCATCCCAATAATGAATGCTCCCGATAACCAGTTCATAATTTCTGCCCCTGTAATGTGTAAGTGTAACGTTTTTTTGAAATTCCATTGCTTCCGAAAGAATTTCATTCATATATTCAAGCTTCTGCTCATCCAATTCCCGCTTTTGCTCGTATGTGTCTTCCTTTGCCCAGTCTCTTAAGAGCTTTACATGTTCCGGCAGCATCATGGAAGTCCATTTAATTCTGCCCCGATCGCGAATCATAAGCTGACCCTCCTTTTACATTTTATGGCCGCCAACCAATGTCGCACGGTGTTTGGCGGTTCCTGCGCCTGTATAAGAGACGGCTCTCAGAAGAGCTCCTCCTCCAAACTTGGAGCGGATCCGGTCGACAGTATAGCCGAGCTCCCTTTTTTTCCAGCCATCCAAGTCGAACAGACTCAGCTGCATTTCGCAGTCATCCGTAATATTGCCGAGGGAAATGGAAATCTGCCGTACTGTTTTCCCCTCATAATTCTCGTCAAAAAGCTCGAGGCAGACCCGATAAAGATCCATCGTAATATTGGTTGGCTGATCAACTGTCCTGGAGCGGTAAAACCCCCCTCCGAATTCATCCTGGCTGTAGCCAAGCCCAAAGCTGATGGTTCTGCCGGCTTTGCGGTGGCTGCGGGCCCTTCTTGCCACTTCTTCACACATCTCAAGGACCACATGCTTAATTTCCTTTTCCTCTTTGTAATCCCTCAGTAAAATCTGACTTTTGCCGAAGCTGATCTGCCCTGCCATAATCGGCGCGCCTATTTCCGACAAATCAATACCCCATGCATGGTGATAGAGCTGATTGCCCATAATCCCAAACTTCTTCTCGAGCTTAGCCAGATCATAGCGGGCAAGCTGGCCGACTGTAAAAATCCCCATTCCATTCAATGTCTTTTCAACACGGCGGCCGATGCCCCACATTTCCCGTAACGGGGATATATTCCACAGCTTTGTTTTTACATCTCCATACGTCCATTGTGCAACTCCCTTTTTTTTCGCCTCAAGGTCCAGGCAGAGCTTTGACATTAGCAAATTAGGCCCTATTCCTATGGCACAGGGAAGCTGAAATTCCCGTTCAATATCATCTTTTATTTTCCAGGCAATCGTCTGGGCATCACCCCAGAGATGCAATGCGCCGTCTACTTTTATAAAGCTTTCATCGACACTGTACGTATGGATGGCTTCCTTGGGGACATATCGGTTAAACACTCTGGTGATTTCAGTGGAGATTCTTAAATAAGTTGCCATTTTCGGCTCCTCAACTCGAATGCGCGGATCTTGGGGGACCTCAAAAAGACGGGACCCTGTCTTTATTCCAAACTCTTTTTTCATTCGTGGAGAGGCCGCCAGAACAACGCTCCCCTTCCGTTCCACATTCCCGGCAATTACAAGATAGCAGTCAAGAGGATCCAGACCAAGCATGACAGCAGAACAGCTTGCATAAAAGCTCTTCATATCAACACACAAAATTTGATTGTTCGGCATTGAGCTGTAATCAACCATGACTTCGACATCCTCCTTCAAAAAAAGCGTAAGGCGCTGCTTATCAGCTTCTATGCTGCATAGCCCCTCTGAACCCCAAAAAATATATATCACAAGAACATCCGTTCTGTATATGTATACCCATTATATTAAGCGAATATGCGTTCGGTTTCAATGGAAATTTTACGCGGTTTTTCTTAAAAGTGGTTCTTTCTCCCCAGGATAGACGCCTCACCGGCCAAAAACAAAAGAAGCTGCAGGCATTTGGCTGCAGCTTCTGAGCTTCTTATTTTTGATTGAATGCGCGTTTTCCTATTTTTTCGAACAGGCCTGGAAAAAGGGCATAGATAATGCTCCCCGCATTCATCCACCGAGGAAGGTTGATTTCCCTGACAGGCCGCAGCATAGCATTGACTACCTTGCGGGCCACGTATTCAGGCTTAAGCATAAATTTGCTGACATTTTTCACGTATGTGCCCTTTTCATCTGCAATCGTAAAGAAATTGGTTTCAATCGGTCCGGGGTTAACTGCAGTCACAAATACATTGCTGTCAGCAAGCTCCATCCGAAGGCTGTTTGTATAGCCAAGAACCGCATGCTTGGTTGCGGAATAGACACTCGATTTCGGTGTGGCCATTTTACCGGCCTGTGAAGCGATATTAATAATATGGCCGCTCCTCTGTTTCCTCATCACTGGGAGCACCATGCTCGTGCAGGCCATTAAGCCAACAACGTTTACATCAAACATTCCTTTTATTTCTTCAACTTTTGCTTCATGCGCCTCGCGAAAA
It encodes the following:
- a CDS encoding iron-sulfur cluster biosynthesis family protein, producing the protein MEITLTELAAEKLSGRIAGKDGFIKLKYDIDGCGCVVSGVAALWLVEELDEDDREIKTNTGSVYVEKSKEVFLDEKLTIDFSEKANCYQLKSPNQYLNPRMSFIDKTK
- a CDS encoding hydroxymethylglutaryl-CoA lyase, whose amino-acid sequence is MTLAFPDKVTIIEVGPRDGLQNEKSFVPTEVKKDFIKSLKNAGLTELELTSFVSPKWVPQMGDAAEITADCLGADTRDIVLAPNRKGIDRVYMTDCRAVAVFVGVSNTFNKKNINKTTQESMDELKPIIGELKEKGYFVRACISTAFYCPYEGAINPEDTVGLCRQFTEAGADELSVADTIGMAAPHESYGLFSRLKAEFPNILITAHFHDTRKMALTNIFAALQAGVDRFDTSAGGLGGCPFAPGAAGNAATEDVVYMLERMGIETNVNLDQLMEAVKIVQPHLSRPIESTYFRLNAQTVQ
- a CDS encoding CDGSH iron-sulfur domain-containing protein, which translates into the protein MSKAQIKVMDNGSLRVTGDVELIDMDGNKFETGKTFSLCRCGRSLKIPFCDGTHKGTFQSCVRAEKASDDKQQ
- a CDS encoding YolD-like family protein, encoding MIRDRGRIKWTSMMLPEHVKLLRDWAKEDTYEQKRELDEQKLEYMNEILSEAMEFQKNVTLTHYRGRNYELVIGSIHYWDDLGQKLHVVDRFGEIHRISINDIADARFTEE
- a CDS encoding alpha/beta hydrolase, with the translated sequence MRRFLRYLFSIVLFLSSLGVYFTNRLMFMKKKEDDFILEREKESGRLDLFKYESLPKREVLIPSPFGYNLKAVAAEPHKNSRYIIISHGVTENKMNSIKYMNLFLERGFNAVIYDHRRHGESGGKTTSYGHYEKFDLKAIVDWLKAEKGPDIQIGIHGESMGAATMLLYAGMLEDGADFYIADCPFSDFKEQLAYRLKTEMKLPAKLFLPVADLFLRMREKYSIADVSPISVIENIKKPILFIHSEKDDFILPTMSEALYEKKQGPKKLYLAANGIHAQSFNENREDYEKVIDEFLEQYVSSKDTLSQ
- a CDS encoding SDR family NAD(P)-dependent oxidoreductase — protein: MSDRLKNKNVIITGASGGIGAQMAVLCAERGANLVLLARRLDKLQELQADLRKRFSVDVHVDKLDVSDTDEVSAVFSEIIARFGHIDVLVNNAGFGVFREAHEAKVEEIKGMFDVNVVGLMACTSMVLPVMRKQRSGHIINIASQAGKMATPKSSVYSATKHAVLGYTNSLRMELADSNVFVTAVNPGPIETNFFTIADEKGTYVKNVSKFMLKPEYVARKVVNAMLRPVREINLPRWMNAGSIIYALFPGLFEKIGKRAFNQK
- a CDS encoding DinB/UmuC family translesion DNA polymerase, whose product is MVDYSSMPNNQILCVDMKSFYASCSAVMLGLDPLDCYLVIAGNVERKGSVVLAASPRMKKEFGIKTGSRLFEVPQDPRIRVEEPKMATYLRISTEITRVFNRYVPKEAIHTYSVDESFIKVDGALHLWGDAQTIAWKIKDDIEREFQLPCAIGIGPNLLMSKLCLDLEAKKKGVAQWTYGDVKTKLWNISPLREMWGIGRRVEKTLNGMGIFTVGQLARYDLAKLEKKFGIMGNQLYHHAWGIDLSEIGAPIMAGQISFGKSQILLRDYKEEKEIKHVVLEMCEEVARRARSHRKAGRTISFGLGYSQDEFGGGFYRSRTVDQPTNITMDLYRVCLELFDENYEGKTVRQISISLGNITDDCEMQLSLFDLDGWKKRELGYTVDRIRSKFGGGALLRAVSYTGAGTAKHRATLVGGHKM